A single region of the Actinoplanes sp. SE50/110 genome encodes:
- a CDS encoding MarR family winged helix-turn-helix transcriptional regulator has product MPATTGHLVPLSPAEEAAMRALGRFLLVVPRALDADLMREQRMSASEYSVLRHLSETDDQRMRMSELAAACDMSLSGMTRLAAKLESLGYVKRIRCEEDARGANAVLTPAGLARLREAWPTHLASVRRHIFDHLGDLDLTKLAAAFSAMATEI; this is encoded by the coding sequence ATGCCTGCGACCACCGGACATCTCGTACCGTTGAGCCCGGCGGAGGAAGCGGCGATGCGCGCGCTCGGCCGGTTCCTCCTCGTCGTGCCGCGGGCACTCGACGCCGACCTGATGCGCGAACAGCGCATGTCGGCCAGCGAATACTCGGTGCTGCGGCACCTGTCCGAAACCGACGACCAGCGGATGCGGATGAGCGAACTCGCCGCCGCCTGCGACATGTCGCTCAGCGGCATGACCCGGCTCGCCGCGAAACTCGAATCCCTCGGCTACGTCAAGCGGATCCGCTGCGAGGAGGACGCCCGCGGCGCCAACGCCGTCCTCACCCCGGCCGGCCTGGCCCGCCTGCGCGAGGCTTGGCCCACCCACCTGGCCAGCGTGCGCCGGCACATCTTCGATCACCTCGGCGACCTGGACCTGACGAAGCTGGCGGCCGCGTTCTCGGCGATGGCGACCGAGATCTGA
- a CDS encoding GNAT family N-acetyltransferase, which yields MGWTIEERAWDDPAGAALRLAQRAELDARYGSDDHEPGGAPAADEIDVFLVAVDGDAAVGCGALRRLDEHSVEVKRMYVAPGSRGSGVATAILRALEDAARRRGWTTVRLETGTEQPDAIRFYQREGYREIPLYGRYVGSTISRCFERLI from the coding sequence ATGGGCTGGACGATCGAGGAACGCGCGTGGGACGACCCGGCCGGGGCGGCGCTGCGGCTGGCGCAGCGCGCCGAGCTGGACGCCCGGTACGGCAGTGACGACCACGAGCCGGGCGGCGCGCCGGCCGCTGACGAGATCGACGTGTTCCTGGTCGCGGTCGACGGCGACGCGGCGGTCGGTTGCGGTGCGCTGCGCCGGCTCGACGAGCACAGCGTCGAGGTGAAGCGGATGTACGTCGCGCCGGGCAGCCGTGGTTCCGGTGTCGCGACCGCGATCCTGCGGGCGCTGGAGGACGCCGCCCGCCGGCGCGGCTGGACGACGGTGCGGCTGGAGACCGGGACGGAGCAGCCCGACGCGATCCGCTTCTACCAGCGTGAGGGCTACCGGGAGATCCCGTTGTACGGCAGGTATGTGGGTTCCACGATCAGCCGATGCTTCGAACGGCTGATCTGA
- a CDS encoding Uma2 family endonuclease, translating to MSTVPEWMRPPRPEGWLADDLDHLPEVPRHTELIDGALVFMMSPQRIWHARLITALVNVLSDQTPAGIGAEREITIRLDELNRPEPDILITTGPYDWNSTFLTPDQVLLVGEVVSPESAYRDRTVKLRKYAEAGIAHYWLVEEEDGSPVVYAYDRDNATGLYALTEVHRHKLHTMAPFPITLDLDRLVAGRSS from the coding sequence ATGAGCACGGTGCCCGAGTGGATGCGTCCACCTCGCCCGGAGGGATGGCTCGCCGACGACCTCGACCACCTCCCCGAGGTGCCGCGACACACCGAGCTCATCGACGGGGCCCTCGTCTTCATGATGTCCCCTCAGCGGATCTGGCACGCTCGACTCATCACCGCACTGGTCAACGTTCTCTCGGACCAGACACCGGCCGGCATCGGGGCAGAGCGGGAAATCACGATCCGGCTCGACGAACTGAATCGCCCCGAGCCCGACATTCTCATCACCACCGGCCCCTATGACTGGAACAGCACCTTTTTGACGCCCGACCAGGTGCTTCTGGTGGGCGAGGTGGTCTCCCCCGAATCGGCATACCGAGATCGGACGGTCAAGCTCCGCAAATACGCGGAGGCCGGCATCGCGCACTACTGGCTCGTCGAGGAAGAAGACGGGTCACCGGTCGTCTACGCGTATGACCGCGACAATGCGACCGGCTTGTACGCCCTGACCGAGGTCCACCGCCACAAACTGCACACCATGGCGCCCTTCCCGATCACGTTGGACCTGGATCGCCTGGTCGCCGGCCGCTCGAGCTGA
- a CDS encoding DUF1905 domain-containing protein → MEWVFDGEIFEWRGPAPFFFVAMPESDSAELKDEARSLIYWGQIPVHVVIGDTAFRTALFPKNGRYLVPLKDAVRSAAGIGEGDLITVALRPAWPSDDAPG, encoded by the coding sequence ATGGAATGGGTCTTCGACGGCGAGATCTTCGAGTGGCGCGGGCCGGCGCCGTTCTTCTTCGTGGCCATGCCCGAGTCGGACAGCGCCGAGCTCAAGGATGAGGCCCGCTCGCTGATCTACTGGGGTCAGATCCCGGTGCACGTCGTCATCGGGGACACGGCGTTCCGGACGGCGCTCTTTCCCAAGAACGGCCGCTACCTCGTCCCGCTCAAGGACGCTGTCCGGTCGGCGGCAGGGATCGGCGAAGGCGATCTGATCACGGTTGCCTTACGTCCAGCCTGGCCGTCCGATGACGCTCCCGGGTGA